A window of the Torulaspora globosa chromosome 6, complete sequence genome harbors these coding sequences:
- a CDS encoding acetyltransferase (similar to Saccharomyces cerevisiae YJL218W), whose translation MDELKKVVPGELYNPALPEIAALRIKAQAKCLELNQTHPGLTTERELLLRGLVGSCGENFTFDSPFFCDYGVNIHLGENFYANYNLVILDCAEVRFGDNVKLGPNVGIYTAGHPIGPIKRKEGLEFALPVKIGHNVWIGGGVSVLPGVTIGDNAVIGAGSTVTRDVPPNVIAGGVPCRVIRKITEEDEKTLLFTKR comes from the coding sequence ATGGACGAACTCAAGAAGGTTGTTCCAGGTGAGCTTTATAATCCAGCTCTTCCCGAGATAGCTGCACTTCGCATCAAGGCCCAAGCCAAATGTTTAGAATTGAATCAAACTCATCCAGGATTGACGACAGAAAGGgaactgcttcttcgcGGGCTAGTTGGGAGCTGTGGGGAAAACTTCACGTTCGATTCGCCGTTCTTTTGCGACTACGGCGTGAATATCCACCTTGGTGAGAACTTCTACGCTAACTACAATCTCGTCATACTCGATTGTGCTGAGGTTCGTTTCGGTGACAATGTGAAGCTAGGCCCCAATGTTGGCATTTATACCGCTGGTCACCCTATTGGCCCAATCAAGCGGAAAGAGGGATTGGAATTCGCCCTCCCTGTCAAAATCGGACACAACGTTTGGATAGGAGGAGGAGTATCCGTCTTACCGGGAGTGACCATAGGCGATAATGCAGTGATAGGCGCTGGAAGCACTGTCACTCGTGATGTTCCACCAAATGTGATTGCTGGCGGGGTTCCTTGCAGGGTAATTAGGAAGATTACCGAGGAGGATGAGAAGACCTTGCTGTTCACCAAAAGATAG
- the HOL1 gene encoding Hol1p, with product MDKYTDRHHPEYIPGTFNVFSSLDSEEELQPTGSRLKTDKNGVVLIPQPSDSPNDPLNWARWRKYLHFGLVAFITAFTAATSNDAGATQDSLNEYYGISYDSMNTGAGVLFLGIGWATLFLAPLSSLYGRKITYLICTTLGLLGALWFALARRTSDTIWSQLFVGISESCAEAQVQLSLSDIYFQHQMGSVLTVYILCTSIGTFLGPLIAGYIASLINFRWVGWVAVIISGGLLIALLFGCEETYFDRNRYMTPLTCTGVTSPFEDEIVENGSSVDSAKADEAEAAEKAVGESKTEQLEASEDQLIDGMSEKLKPYHKRVALITKGANLKGWGFKQYPKFLFFNLRMMLFPPVWLSGLFWGIQDVFLTFYLTTEESYFYDAPWNYSDYGVAIMNVPTLIGAVIGCIYAGILSDRFVLWMARRNNGILEAEYRLYFSFATALIGPAGLLMFGIGTQRVLPWQVIYVGLGFIGFSWGCSGDIAMAYLMDCYPEMVLEGMVCTAIINNSISCIFTFVCSKWLDASGTERTYIALAVINFGITLLALPSFYYGKRIRLWTKKWYNQSVDMRDLL from the coding sequence ATGGATAAGTACACGGACAGGCACCACCCGGAGTACATTCCTGGGACGTTTAATGTGTTCTCGTCGCTAGATTCCGAGGAAGAGCTGCAACCGACGGGCAGCAGGTTGAAAACGGACAAAAATGGGGTTGTACTCATACCACAGCCGTCTGACTCGCCGAACGATCCGCTCAACTGGGCTAGATGGAGAAAGTATCTGCATTTCGGTCTGGTGGCCTTCATAACGGCGTTCACCGCTGCGACCAGCAACGACGCGGGCGCTACGCAGGACTCGCTCAACGAGTACTACGGTATCTCGTACGACTCGATGAACACTGGCGCTGGTGTGCTGTTCCTTGGAATCGGTTGGGCTACGTTGTTTCTGGCTCCGCTATCGTCGCTGTACGGACGGAAAATAACATATCTGATCTGCACTACTTTGGGTTTATTGGGAGCACTGTGGTTCGCGCTAGCCAGGAGGACTTCAGACACCATATGGTCGCAGCTGTTCGTGGGGATAAGCGAGTCTTGCGCCGAGGCCCAAGTGCAGCTATCGCTGAGCGATATCTACTTCCAGCACCAGATGGGATCGGTCTTGACAGTTTACATCCTCTGTACTAGTATTGGTACGTTCTTAGGGCCGCTGATCGCGGGTTATATTGCatctttgatcaacttcCGCTGGGTAGGGTGGGTCGCGGTCATCATTTCGGGTGGTTTGCTGATTGCCCTATTGTTTGGTTGCGAGGAAACGTATTTCGATCGAAACAGGTATATGACTCCCCTCACTTGCACCGGAGTTACCAGTCCTTTCGAAGATGAGATAGTGGAAAACGGGTCATCCGTCGACTCTGCAAAGGCTGATGAGGCCGAGGCTGCAGAGAAGGCTGTAGGAGAGAGCAAAACCGAGCAGCTCGAAGCTTCAGAGgaccagctcatcgacgGTATGTCAGAAAAGTTGAAGCCATATCACAAGCGGGTTGCCCTGATAACGAAGGGTGCTAACTTGAAGGGTTGGGGGTTCAAACAGTATCCCAAGTTTCTGTTTTTTAACCTCAGGATGATGTTGTTTCCCCCTGTCTGGCTATCGGGTCTCTTCTGGGGCATTCAAGATGTCTTCCTCACCTTCTATCTCACAACTGAGGAAAGTTATTTCTACGACGCTCCGTGGAACTACAGTGATTATGGGGTGGCCATTATGAATGTGCCGACATTGATCGGCGCTGTGATAGGGTGTATATACGCCGGTATCCTTAGCGACCGTTTCGTGTTATGGATGGCTCGCAGAAATAACGGTATTCTCGAAGCCGAGTACAGACTGTACTTCTCGTTTGCGACTGCGTTGATCGGTCCAGCAGGTCTGTTGATGTTTGGAATTGGCACGCAGCGAGTCCTTCCTTGGCAAGTGATTTACGTCGGCCTAGGGTTTATAGGTTTCAGTTGGGGTTGCTCGGGAGATATAGCCATGGCGTACCTCATGGATTGTTACCCAGAAATGGTTTTGGAAGGTATGGTTTGCACGGCCATCATCAATAATAGCATATCCTGCATCTTTACATTCGTTTGCTCTAAATGGCTGGATGCTTCAGGAACGGAAAGGACCTATATTGCTTTGGCTGTGATAAACTTTGGCATCACACTTTTGGCTCTGCCTTCATTTTACTATGGGAAACGAATCAGACTATGGACAAAGAAATGGTACAATCAGTCAGTGGATATGAGAGACCTACTGTGA
- a CDS encoding MARVEL domain-containing protein, whose protein sequence is MSESGKQGDVLGLAKPVGWKGPLLAARIVRIAQFVFTVIALGLTAKAKDYYTGESTADYGVAVSVMSLVYLIVIFFTSWFLGLYFMAGPVLICETLFLIFWLTAFVALAAEFGTGSCSALYWGKSACQAAQASIAMAAVCMVLYGLSLVLLVLYTVLPVVRTQGSDRLWGRALVMNASFDRGTGLLIYSAPARVADPEIGIAADRQITASSGEAPVEEEKVMESADPLEPEPALVGPGTATQ, encoded by the coding sequence ATGTCTGAAAGTGGTAAGCAGGGAGATGTCTTGGGCTTGGCGAAGCCCGTTGGTTGGAAAGGGCCGCTGCTGGCGGCACGTATCGTTCGTATTGCGCAGTTTGTTTTCACTGTGATAGCGCTGGGGCTGACGGCGAAGGCGAAGGACTACTACACTGGAGAGTCCACGGCAGACTACGGGGTGGCGGTGTCGGTGATGTCGCTGGTGTACCTGATagtgatcttcttcacGAGCTGGTTTCTGGGGCTCTATTTCATGGCGGGGCCTGTCCTGATCTGCGAGACGCTGTTTCTCATCTTTTGGCTGACCGCGTTCGTTGCGTTGGCGGCTGAGTTCGGGACCGGTTCGTGCAGCGCGCTGTACTGGGGCAAGAGCGCATGTCAGGCGGCGCAGGCGTCGATCGCGATGGCAGCGGTTTGCATGGTTCTCTACGGCCTGtcgctggtgctgctggtcCTGTACACTGTGCTGCCTGTGGTCCGGACGCAGGGCTCGGACCGTCTGTGGGGCAGAGCGCTGGTGATGAACGCTTCTTTCGACCGGGGCACGGGCCTGCTTATCTACAGCGCGCCAGCACGCGTCGCTGACCCAGAGATCGGCATTGCAGCGGACCGCCAGATCACCGCCTCGTCTGGCGAGGCGCCCgtggaggaagagaaagtgATGGAGTCGGCCGATCCT